CCAAAGATTGAGGTAGCCCACCACCGCCTTGAGGTCCGGATCCACCACCAGGAAGTCGAGGAAGGTCACCGCCCAGAGCAAGAAGATGCCGGTGAAGCCGAAGAGAGCGGCGACGATCTGGCTGCGGCTGAGGGCCGAAGCCAGAGTCCCGACGGAGAGGAAGAGGGCCCCGACGCCGAGGATTCCCACGTAACCCGAGGCCACCGGCCCCCAATCCACCTCGTGGTAGTGGGCCAGGATGCCGGCGTAGAGCACCGTCGGCAGCCAGAGGGCGGCGTAGAAGAGCCATGCCGCCAAGAACTTGCCCACCACCACCTGGGTTTCGGTCACCGGCGCGGTCATCAGTACCTCGATGGTCCCGGAGCGCCGCTCACCGCTGAGCAGACCCATGGTGAGAACCGGACAGACCACCAGCAGGATCAGCCAGAAAAAGAGCGTCTGACCGAAGAAGAGAGCCAGGGGCGAGCCCACGGCGGTGCCTTCCGGGCGGTTGAGGAAATCGATGATCAGAGTGAAGACCACGCCGTTGATCAGCAGGAAGAAGGTCATCACCACATAGGCCAGGGGCGAGACGAAATATGCCCTCAGCTCCCGGAGCACGATGGCCATCCAGGCGCTCATGACGGATCCTCCTCTTCGGCGGCGCTGTCCTCTTCAGGCCCCGCGGTAGCCTCTGCGCGGGTAGTCTCGTCGCGGATGGCCGTGTCATGGGTCGTGAGGCGCACGAAGACATCTTCCAGCGACGCCCGCTGCTCGCTGAGCTCCAGCAGCACCCAACCCCGAGCCACCGCCAGCTCGAAGATCTGGCGCCGCGGATCCGCCCCTCCATCGGTGGCACCGTCCTCCGGCCGACAGTGGATCCGCCAGCGTCCGGTGGGCTTCTGCCGGGGCTCACCGGAAGCTCTCTCCTCGTCCAGCGGCTCCGCCGCCGCCACTCCCTC
This portion of the Acidobacteriota bacterium genome encodes:
- a CDS encoding ABC transporter permease: MSAWMAIVLRELRAYFVSPLAYVVMTFFLLINGVVFTLIIDFLNRPEGTAVGSPLALFFGQTLFFWLILLVVCPVLTMGLLSGERRSGTIEVLMTAPVTETQVVVGKFLAAWLFYAALWLPTVLYAGILAHYHEVDWGPVASGYVGILGVGALFLSVGTLASALSRSQIVAALFGFTGIFLLWAVTFLDFLVVDPDLKAVVGYLNLWEHMVEWGSGIVDTRRLVYYGSATVFCLILSSRALAVNKCK